A window from candidate division KSB1 bacterium encodes these proteins:
- a CDS encoding YicC family protein — MILSMTGYGRGVSTSGDLLVLAEVRSFNSRFLDISLRLPKALGGLDQRVRDLVRQYVVRGHVNLTVRVKNGDERTIPLQADLMLARSYVRALHELKKELRLPGRIEIGHLLQFPEILSGGEESEDAEALWEPVQEAVTTALQELQEMRAKEGQALEKDLRGRIARLEQLVQRIEEEAQRRRGEQFERMRERVRQLLADDQIDENRLYTELAILVDRMDVTEECVRFRSHNAQFLRAMEAEEAVGRRLNFLLQEMHREATTIGAKAYSAEISHLVVELKEEIERIREQVQNIE, encoded by the coding sequence ATGATCCTTAGCATGACAGGTTACGGGCGGGGGGTGAGTACAAGCGGCGATCTCCTGGTTCTCGCAGAGGTACGGTCGTTTAACAGTCGATTCCTGGACATCTCCCTCCGTCTGCCTAAGGCCCTGGGGGGACTGGACCAGCGGGTGCGCGACTTGGTTCGCCAATATGTGGTGCGAGGCCATGTGAATTTGACTGTGCGCGTTAAGAACGGGGACGAGAGGACCATTCCCCTTCAGGCCGACCTGATGCTGGCCCGATCCTACGTCCGCGCCCTCCACGAGCTGAAAAAAGAACTGCGCCTTCCAGGACGAATCGAAATTGGCCATCTCCTGCAGTTTCCGGAGATTCTGAGCGGCGGGGAGGAGAGCGAGGATGCGGAGGCGCTGTGGGAGCCCGTACAGGAGGCCGTCACCACGGCCCTTCAGGAACTGCAGGAAATGCGCGCCAAGGAGGGCCAGGCTCTGGAGAAGGATCTACGGGGGCGCATCGCTCGACTCGAGCAGCTTGTGCAGAGGATTGAGGAAGAAGCCCAGCGCCGCCGCGGGGAGCAGTTTGAGAGGATGCGCGAGCGTGTGCGCCAGCTCCTGGCCGACGATCAAATCGATGAGAATCGGCTGTACACGGAGCTGGCCATTCTGGTGGACCGGATGGACGTGACCGAAGAGTGCGTGCGCTTCCGCAGCCACAACGCTCAGTTCTTGCGGGCCATGGAGGCCGAGGAGGCGGTGGGCCGGCGCCTCAACTTCCTGCTCCAGGAGATGCACCGCGAAGCCACTACCATTGGGGCCAAAGCCTACAGTGCGGAGATTTCTCACCTCGTCGTGGAACTGAAAGAAGAGATCGAGAGAATCCGGGAGCAGGTGCAAAATATCGAGTAG
- a CDS encoding response regulator: MARILVVEDDAHQRLLYEMELRRDGYEVDTAKDGREAVEKVKSGHYDVVVMDLKMPVMTGLDAIMEIATYDKDLPIIINTAYGGWQDDFKSWAARAYVLKSSDLTELRRHIREAVSERERGA; the protein is encoded by the coding sequence ATGGCACGGATCCTTGTGGTCGAAGACGACGCCCACCAGCGGCTTCTCTACGAGATGGAGCTGCGCCGAGACGGCTATGAGGTGGACACGGCCAAAGACGGTCGCGAGGCGGTCGAGAAGGTGAAGTCAGGGCATTACGACGTAGTAGTCATGGACCTGAAGATGCCCGTCATGACCGGCCTGGATGCGATCATGGAGATCGCGACCTACGACAAGGACCTGCCCATCATCATCAACACGGCCTACGGGGGATGGCAGGATGACTTCAAGTCCTGGGCTGCGCGGGCCTACGTTCTCAAGTCGAGCGACCTCACGGAACTCCGGCGGCACATTCGAGAGGCAGTTTCGGAACGCGAGCGGGGGGCATAG
- the xseA gene encoding exodeoxyribonuclease VII large subunit: MGLPSIEELATQRYVYTVWELTREIKILLETTIPEVWVKGEISNFKHHQPSGHMYFSLKDERAQIRCVMWRSRNLALRFLPTDGMMVYVRGRVEVYEPRGEYQINVEELVPVGVGELQLAFEELKRRLKEEGLFDERHKKPLPPYPERIGIVTSETGAAIRDLVSIIWRRFPSVELILCPVRVQGEGAAQEIAAAIDAFNEYGQVDVLIVGRGGGSLEDLWAFNEEVVARAIFRSRIPVISAVGHEIDFSIADFVADYRAATPSAAAEKVVRDREEVLRHIRQLMSKSYRLLERRIANHWDRLRGIQNSYGFRRPEGLVSQHRQRLDDLTRRLETALAHRFEVHRHKLEGLRQRLETLSPEATLRRGYSITIDAATGKLLRAATELRNSRILVQLWRGRLEAAVIEKAPHETWQTLEVPRPDTIPPGHGSDEGEGP; encoded by the coding sequence ATGGGACTGCCGAGCATAGAAGAACTCGCCACCCAGCGGTACGTGTACACCGTATGGGAGCTGACGCGCGAGATCAAGATCCTCCTCGAAACCACCATCCCCGAAGTATGGGTCAAGGGGGAGATCTCCAATTTCAAGCATCACCAGCCCTCCGGGCACATGTACTTTAGCCTGAAGGATGAGCGCGCCCAGATCCGCTGCGTGATGTGGCGGAGCCGGAACCTCGCTCTCCGCTTCCTTCCCACCGACGGGATGATGGTCTACGTACGGGGGAGAGTTGAGGTCTACGAGCCCCGCGGCGAGTACCAGATCAACGTCGAGGAGCTCGTCCCCGTAGGAGTGGGGGAGCTGCAACTCGCTTTCGAAGAGCTGAAACGCAGGCTCAAGGAGGAAGGTCTCTTCGACGAGCGGCACAAGAAGCCCCTGCCTCCCTATCCGGAGCGCATCGGCATTGTCACTTCGGAGACCGGGGCGGCCATCCGGGACCTGGTGAGCATCATCTGGCGACGTTTTCCCTCCGTGGAGCTGATCCTGTGCCCCGTGCGTGTGCAGGGTGAGGGCGCAGCACAAGAGATCGCCGCAGCCATCGACGCCTTCAACGAATACGGTCAGGTGGATGTGCTCATCGTTGGACGCGGCGGAGGTTCGCTGGAAGATCTCTGGGCGTTCAACGAGGAGGTTGTGGCGCGGGCGATCTTTCGTTCCCGCATCCCAGTGATCTCAGCGGTGGGCCACGAGATCGACTTCTCCATTGCCGACTTCGTGGCAGACTACCGGGCGGCAACCCCCTCGGCAGCAGCTGAGAAGGTGGTGCGCGACCGGGAGGAGGTCCTTCGGCACATCCGGCAGCTGATGAGCAAGAGCTATCGTCTCCTGGAGCGACGCATTGCCAATCACTGGGACCGGCTGCGTGGCATCCAGAACAGTTACGGCTTTCGCCGACCCGAGGGGCTAGTCTCCCAGCACCGACAGCGCCTGGATGATTTGACGCGTCGACTTGAGACGGCTTTGGCCCACCGCTTCGAGGTGCATCGCCACAAGCTGGAGGGTTTGCGCCAGCGGCTCGAAACCCTGAGCCCGGAGGCAACCCTCCGCCGCGGCTACAGCATCACCATCGACGCGGCCACCGGCAAGCTCCTGCGCGCGGCGACGGAACTGCGCAACAGCCGCATCCTCGTGCAACTGTGGCGGGGGCGGCTCGAGGCCGCGGTCATAGAAAAGGCGCCGCACGAGACCTGGCAGACGCTGGAAGTGCCTCGCCCGGATACAATTCCGCCTGGGCACGGCAGCGATGAGGGCGAGGGGCCGTGA
- the xseB gene encoding exodeoxyribonuclease VII small subunit, whose translation MAGKKSEPRSFESAMQRLEEIAAALEAGDLPLEESLRLFEEGMELSRYCASRLEEAEQRLKRLVRREGGFALEDME comes from the coding sequence GTGGCGGGGAAGAAGAGCGAACCGAGGTCTTTTGAATCCGCCATGCAGAGGCTGGAGGAGATCGCGGCTGCTCTTGAGGCCGGGGACCTGCCGCTGGAGGAGTCGCTGCGTCTGTTCGAGGAAGGGATGGAATTGAGCCGGTACTGTGCGTCGCGCCTGGAAGAGGCCGAACAGAGGCTCAAGCGGCTGGTCCGGCGCGAAGGCGGATTCGCGCTGGAAGATATGGAGTAG
- the dxs gene encoding 1-deoxy-D-xylulose-5-phosphate synthase — protein sequence MGTLLEQINSPADLRKLDIPSLAQVARELRQFMIQNVSQTGGHLAPSLGAVELTLALHYVFDTPRDKIIWDVGHQAYGHKIITGRRDRFHTLRQYKGLSGFVKPEESEYDTFGVGHAGTAISAGLGMACARDLRQEDYKVVVVVGDGALSCGLSFEGLNNAGALGKDLVVILNDNEMSISRNVGALSRYLTDVITAPMYNRLKNDIWELTGKMSHIGRRVRSIVARIDQGLKSIIVPGLLFEKLGFRYIGPVDGHNLSRLIRVLTEVRKFKGPILVHVLTKKGKGYKYAEEDAPRFHGLGPFDIETGKSKKQSLVPTYSELVGDVVVELASRDPRVVGITAAMSLGTGLIKLAEAFPDRFYDVGIAEGHAVTFAAGLAISGLRPIVAIYSTFLQRAYDMIVHDVALQRLPVIFAIDRGGIVGDDGPTHNGVFDLSYLRHIPNLVVMAPKDESELRDMFWTALAHETGPTAIRYPRGSAVGVPRKPKPEILPIGKAEILREGHDVAILAIGSMVYPSLEAAEHLQEQGVSAKVVNARFVKPLDTELLRDLAENFALLVTVEENALAGGFGSAVAEFLADQGYRDVRLLRLGVPDEFIEHGERNLLLHLLGLDAEGIAAAVARELDSIEKGPRFDWRRFLGLGEKERTEHIPAHRGK from the coding sequence ATGGGGACCCTGCTGGAGCAAATCAACAGCCCCGCGGATCTGCGGAAGCTGGACATTCCGAGCCTGGCTCAGGTGGCCCGCGAGCTGCGGCAGTTCATGATCCAGAACGTCAGTCAGACGGGCGGCCATCTGGCTCCCAGCCTAGGGGCTGTAGAGCTGACCCTCGCCCTCCACTACGTATTCGATACGCCGAGGGACAAGATCATCTGGGACGTGGGGCATCAGGCTTACGGCCACAAGATCATCACCGGCCGCAGGGACCGGTTTCACACGCTCCGACAGTACAAGGGCCTCAGCGGCTTCGTCAAACCGGAGGAGAGCGAATACGACACCTTCGGCGTGGGACACGCCGGCACGGCCATCTCGGCGGGGCTGGGGATGGCCTGCGCGCGCGATCTCCGTCAGGAAGACTACAAGGTGGTCGTGGTGGTGGGAGATGGCGCCCTTTCCTGCGGTCTTTCCTTCGAGGGGCTGAACAACGCCGGAGCCCTCGGTAAAGACCTGGTGGTCATCCTGAACGATAATGAGATGTCCATCTCCCGCAATGTCGGCGCCCTCTCGCGCTACCTGACGGACGTCATCACCGCGCCGATGTACAACCGGCTCAAGAACGACATCTGGGAACTCACCGGGAAGATGTCCCACATCGGGCGCCGCGTACGTTCGATCGTGGCGCGCATCGACCAGGGATTGAAGTCGATCATCGTCCCCGGTCTGCTCTTCGAGAAGCTCGGCTTCCGCTACATCGGGCCTGTGGACGGGCACAACCTCTCCCGTCTCATCCGAGTTCTCACCGAAGTGCGGAAGTTTAAGGGGCCGATTCTGGTGCACGTGTTGACCAAGAAGGGGAAGGGCTACAAGTACGCGGAGGAGGATGCACCGCGCTTCCACGGCTTAGGCCCCTTCGATATCGAGACGGGGAAGAGCAAGAAGCAGAGCCTCGTCCCAACCTACTCGGAGCTGGTGGGGGATGTGGTTGTGGAACTGGCCTCGCGCGATCCGCGAGTGGTGGGCATTACGGCGGCGATGTCCCTGGGTACCGGCCTGATCAAGCTGGCCGAGGCCTTCCCCGATCGCTTCTACGACGTGGGGATCGCCGAAGGCCACGCCGTGACCTTTGCGGCCGGGCTGGCGATCAGCGGCCTGCGGCCCATCGTGGCCATCTATTCCACCTTCCTGCAGCGGGCTTACGATATGATCGTTCACGATGTGGCCTTGCAGAGGCTACCGGTGATCTTCGCCATTGACCGTGGCGGGATCGTCGGAGACGACGGTCCTACGCACAACGGGGTGTTCGATCTCAGCTATCTGCGGCACATCCCAAACCTGGTGGTGATGGCGCCGAAGGACGAGAGCGAGCTGCGGGACATGTTCTGGACCGCCTTGGCCCACGAAACCGGGCCGACGGCCATCCGCTATCCGCGTGGGAGCGCGGTGGGTGTGCCGCGCAAGCCGAAGCCGGAGATTCTGCCTATAGGTAAGGCAGAAATCCTGCGTGAGGGGCACGATGTGGCGATCCTGGCCATCGGCTCCATGGTCTATCCCAGTCTGGAGGCGGCCGAGCACCTCCAGGAGCAGGGCGTGAGTGCGAAGGTCGTGAATGCCCGCTTTGTAAAGCCACTCGATACCGAGCTCCTGCGAGACCTTGCCGAGAACTTCGCGCTGCTGGTCACGGTGGAAGAGAACGCCCTTGCCGGGGGATTCGGAAGCGCGGTGGCGGAGTTCTTGGCTGACCAAGGGTACCGGGATGTCCGGCTCCTGCGCCTTGGCGTGCCGGACGAATTCATCGAGCACGGCGAACGAAATCTCCTTCTCCACCTCCTCGGCCTTGACGCAGAGGGGATCGCCGCGGCCGTCGCCAGGGAGCTGGATTCGATTGAGAAGGGCCCGCGCTTCGACTGGCGGAGATTCCTGGGGCTGGGGGAAAAGGAACGGACCGAGCACATCCCAGCACATCGCGGCAAATGA
- the gmk gene encoding guanylate kinase, with protein sequence MHRTVDSMPRRGLLVVISSPSGGGKTTVIRRLLERGGDAFAYSVSATTRAPRPGEVDGRDYFFLSKEEFERRVRNGEFVEYAEVHGHLYGTLRSPLQSQLERGKVVLLDIDIQGGFAIRRAFPEDSLLIFLAPPSLDELEARLRGRGSDSEEEIQRRLARVPMEMEAARHYDLVLVNDQVERVAEEILRAIRARWPRAEPAESGRVEKG encoded by the coding sequence GTGCACAGGACGGTGGATTCCATGCCGCGGCGGGGGCTTTTGGTGGTGATCTCCTCACCCTCGGGCGGGGGGAAGACCACAGTCATCCGCCGGCTCTTGGAGAGGGGAGGGGATGCGTTTGCCTACTCGGTCTCGGCTACAACGCGTGCGCCCCGGCCCGGAGAGGTGGACGGTCGCGACTATTTTTTCCTGTCCAAAGAGGAATTTGAACGTCGCGTGCGGAACGGAGAGTTCGTGGAGTACGCAGAGGTACACGGCCACCTTTACGGCACGCTCCGGAGTCCGTTGCAAAGCCAGCTGGAACGGGGCAAGGTGGTGCTGCTGGATATCGACATTCAGGGCGGTTTTGCGATCCGGCGCGCCTTTCCCGAGGACAGTCTGCTGATCTTCCTGGCCCCCCCCTCCCTGGACGAGCTGGAGGCGAGGCTTCGGGGCCGGGGGAGCGACTCGGAGGAAGAGATTCAGCGGAGGCTGGCGCGGGTCCCGATGGAAATGGAAGCCGCGCGGCACTATGACCTGGTCCTCGTGAATGATCAAGTGGAGCGAGTGGCGGAAGAGATCCTGAGGGCCATTCGCGCAAGGTGGCCAAGAGCGGAACCGGCCGAAAGCGGCCGAGTTGAAAAGGGCTGA
- a CDS encoding DNA-directed RNA polymerase subunit omega, giving the protein MVETLDLTKILRHVDNLYEAVVIIAKRARQINDEQHAITQQILMEQMENAPPPSLEELEEEDLGPREPIPDYVRFPKPTVLAVQEMIEGKIRFRYIEEEGQEEEV; this is encoded by the coding sequence ATGGTGGAAACCTTAGATCTGACTAAGATCCTGCGGCACGTGGACAATCTGTACGAAGCAGTAGTGATCATCGCCAAGCGGGCGCGGCAGATCAACGATGAGCAGCACGCCATCACGCAGCAAATCCTGATGGAGCAGATGGAAAACGCTCCTCCGCCCAGCCTGGAAGAGCTGGAGGAGGAAGACCTCGGCCCACGCGAGCCGATTCCGGATTACGTTCGCTTCCCCAAGCCGACCGTGCTGGCCGTGCAGGAAATGATCGAGGGGAAGATCCGCTTCCGCTATATTGAGGAGGAGGGCCAGGAGGAAGAGGTTTAG
- the mutS gene encoding DNA mismatch repair protein MutS, with the protein MLEQYMSFKAQHQDAILLFRMGDFYEMFYDDAKVAAQVLGLTLTSRAHGKAAEVPLAGFPHHALDTYLTKLIRAGHKVVICEQVEDPKKAKKLVKRDVVEIITPGTALVDDYLETKKNNYLASVYLKGGAVGMAWCDLSTGEFVVGEFGVDEFADHLLNLSPSEVLVSDAQAELVKQRLGSRAQCTFTTRDEWMFVRTFAYETLTQHFRTASLKGFGCEDLDAGICAAGVVLQYLQENQKSGLEHITALSRYSPKQFLGLDATTVRNLELIQSMAFGTRRATLLSVLDRTRTPMGGRLLVNWILRPLRDVDQIRRRLDAVEELVQKGGVREEVRAVLGRAGDLERLTSKITTGRCNARDLKALAGTLKLIPRLRKLLAEMEAAEIAAIREGLEPLTSLVDEIEDALVDDPPLLVTEGGLIREGYNAELDELRRILRSGKDWIARLQTTERERTGIPSLRVGYNKVFGYYIEVTKPNLSKVPPDYIRKQTLVNAERFVTPELKEYEEKILGAEERIAALEYELFDRLRRLAASQAARILENGRLLARLDCLASFAQVAHEYDYTRPEVDEGEEILIEEGRHPVVERLLPPGEQFVPNDTRLNNREQQILIITGPNMAGKSTYLRQVALIVLMAQAGSFVPARRARIGVVDKIFTRVGASDNLAGGESTFLAEMNETANILNNATPRSLIILDEIGRGTSTFDGLSIAWAVVEYLHNTESVAAKTLFATHYHELTELARVLPRVKNYNVLVKEWGDHIVFLRKIVEGASDRSYGIQVARLAGLPTAIIERAKEVLQNLEAEELGPGAVPKLALHGRHRRDRVKALRPVQADLFETEARRLREELSKIDVNNLTPLQALLKLAELREMIDGKGGTE; encoded by the coding sequence ATGCTCGAGCAGTATATGAGCTTCAAGGCTCAGCACCAGGACGCGATCCTGCTCTTTCGCATGGGCGATTTCTACGAGATGTTCTACGACGATGCGAAGGTGGCGGCCCAGGTGCTGGGCCTCACCCTCACGTCGCGCGCCCATGGCAAGGCAGCAGAAGTCCCCCTGGCCGGCTTTCCGCACCACGCCCTCGACACTTACCTCACGAAGCTCATCCGGGCGGGCCACAAGGTGGTCATCTGCGAGCAGGTAGAGGATCCGAAGAAGGCCAAGAAGCTCGTCAAGCGCGACGTTGTAGAGATCATCACCCCCGGCACCGCGCTGGTCGATGACTATCTGGAGACCAAAAAGAACAACTACCTGGCCAGCGTCTACCTGAAGGGTGGGGCGGTGGGGATGGCGTGGTGCGATCTTTCCACGGGGGAGTTCGTGGTCGGAGAGTTCGGTGTCGATGAGTTTGCCGACCATCTCCTGAACCTCTCTCCCTCGGAAGTGCTGGTTTCGGATGCCCAGGCGGAGCTGGTCAAGCAGCGGCTGGGATCGCGCGCACAGTGCACCTTCACAACGCGCGACGAGTGGATGTTCGTCCGGACCTTCGCTTACGAGACCCTCACCCAGCATTTCCGCACGGCCAGCCTGAAGGGGTTTGGCTGCGAGGACCTCGACGCCGGTATCTGCGCGGCCGGAGTGGTCCTGCAGTACCTCCAGGAGAACCAGAAGTCCGGCCTTGAACACATCACGGCCCTGTCCCGCTACTCGCCGAAGCAGTTTCTCGGTCTGGACGCCACCACTGTGCGCAACTTGGAGCTGATTCAGTCCATGGCCTTCGGTACGCGAAGGGCCACCCTGCTTTCGGTACTGGATCGAACGCGCACGCCCATGGGAGGCCGGCTTCTCGTCAACTGGATCCTACGGCCTCTTCGGGATGTGGACCAGATCCGTCGCCGGCTCGACGCGGTGGAAGAGCTGGTCCAGAAGGGAGGGGTTCGGGAGGAAGTCCGTGCCGTCCTCGGCCGGGCGGGCGACCTGGAACGTCTGACCAGCAAGATCACCACCGGCCGCTGCAACGCCCGTGACCTGAAGGCTCTGGCCGGGACCCTGAAGCTGATCCCGCGCCTGCGTAAGCTCCTCGCTGAGATGGAGGCAGCTGAGATCGCGGCCATCCGCGAGGGATTGGAACCGCTGACCTCGCTCGTGGACGAGATCGAGGATGCACTGGTGGACGACCCTCCCCTCCTGGTGACGGAGGGCGGGTTGATCCGCGAGGGTTACAACGCCGAACTCGATGAGCTCCGTCGCATCCTGCGCTCCGGGAAAGACTGGATCGCCCGCCTGCAGACGACGGAACGGGAGCGGACAGGGATCCCTTCCCTCCGCGTCGGCTACAACAAGGTCTTCGGCTACTACATCGAGGTCACCAAGCCGAACTTGTCCAAGGTGCCGCCGGATTACATCCGCAAGCAGACCCTGGTCAACGCCGAGCGGTTTGTGACCCCAGAGCTGAAGGAGTACGAGGAGAAGATCCTCGGGGCCGAGGAGAGGATCGCCGCTCTGGAATACGAGTTGTTCGACCGCTTGCGCCGGCTGGCCGCCTCGCAGGCGGCGCGGATCCTGGAAAACGGCCGCCTTCTGGCACGTCTGGACTGCCTGGCCTCCTTTGCGCAGGTGGCGCACGAGTACGATTACACACGCCCCGAGGTGGACGAGGGCGAGGAGATCCTCATCGAAGAGGGGCGCCATCCGGTGGTGGAGCGGCTCCTGCCACCGGGCGAGCAGTTCGTGCCGAACGATACCCGCCTGAACAACCGGGAGCAGCAGATCCTGATCATCACCGGTCCCAACATGGCCGGAAAGTCCACTTACCTGCGTCAGGTCGCTCTCATCGTCCTTATGGCACAGGCGGGAAGCTTCGTGCCGGCGCGGCGGGCGCGCATCGGGGTGGTGGACAAGATCTTCACCCGCGTGGGCGCCTCCGACAATCTGGCGGGAGGGGAAAGCACCTTCCTTGCGGAAATGAACGAGACGGCCAACATCCTGAACAACGCGACCCCCCGCAGCCTGATCATCCTGGACGAGATCGGCCGCGGCACCAGCACGTTCGATGGCCTTTCGATCGCCTGGGCCGTGGTCGAGTACCTACACAACACAGAGAGTGTAGCGGCCAAGACGCTCTTCGCCACCCACTACCACGAGCTTACGGAACTCGCGCGGGTGCTGCCGCGCGTCAAGAACTACAATGTGCTGGTAAAGGAGTGGGGCGACCACATCGTCTTCCTGCGCAAGATTGTGGAGGGAGCCAGTGACCGCAGCTACGGGATCCAGGTCGCCCGGTTGGCTGGACTCCCCACGGCCATCATCGAACGCGCCAAGGAGGTGCTCCAGAATCTGGAAGCCGAGGAGCTGGGCCCGGGAGCAGTCCCGAAGCTTGCGCTCCACGGCAGACACCGGCGGGACCGCGTGAAGGCGCTGCGGCCGGTCCAGGCGGACCTCTTCGAAACCGAGGCTCGCCGCCTGCGCGAGGAGCTCAGCAAGATCGACGTGAACAACCTCACGCCTCTCCAGGCGCTTCTGAAACTGGCAGAGCTCCGGGAGATGATCGACGGCAAGGGGGGCACCGAATGA
- a CDS encoding NAD(+)/NADH kinase has translation MTIGILANVRKALVNEVIPGVVRWLAERGQRVLVETDVAQIVRCDLGCCEVVPRAELVAAVDMVFAFGGDGTILSAAREVGPREVPILGVNLGGLGFLAGVTLGELYPSLEDVLRGEYEILERMVIRVDVEGDTTSTFFCLNDVVIDRGASPRVVQIEAYVDGTYLNTYVADGIIVATPTGSTAYSLSAGGPIVVPTMKAIVITPLCSHTLSARTVVLPDSSVVRTVGYTQGECLSLSADGQLAYRLRPGQWVIVRKANYSVKWVWVRRKSFYELLRQKLYWGHDLRRT, from the coding sequence ATGACAATCGGAATCCTCGCAAACGTTCGAAAAGCCCTGGTCAACGAGGTCATCCCCGGGGTGGTGCGATGGTTGGCGGAACGCGGCCAGCGCGTGCTCGTTGAGACAGACGTCGCCCAGATCGTGCGCTGTGATCTGGGTTGCTGCGAGGTGGTGCCCCGCGCCGAGCTGGTGGCGGCCGTGGACATGGTGTTCGCCTTTGGGGGGGACGGAACGATCCTGAGCGCCGCCCGTGAAGTTGGGCCGCGCGAGGTCCCCATCCTCGGCGTGAACCTCGGCGGGCTGGGATTCCTGGCGGGTGTGACACTCGGCGAGCTCTACCCAAGCCTTGAGGACGTTCTCCGGGGAGAGTACGAGATTCTGGAAAGGATGGTCATTCGAGTGGATGTGGAGGGGGATACTACTTCCACCTTCTTCTGCCTGAACGATGTGGTAATCGACCGGGGCGCAAGCCCGCGTGTGGTTCAGATTGAAGCCTACGTCGACGGCACCTACCTGAACACCTACGTGGCCGACGGGATCATCGTTGCGACGCCGACGGGCTCGACTGCATACTCTCTCTCCGCAGGTGGGCCGATCGTGGTGCCGACGATGAAGGCCATCGTGATCACCCCCTTGTGCTCCCACACCCTATCGGCCCGCACCGTGGTGCTGCCCGACAGCAGTGTGGTTCGCACGGTTGGGTACACGCAGGGCGAGTGCCTGTCGCTCAGTGCCGACGGTCAGCTGGCCTACCGCCTGCGGCCGGGTCAATGGGTCATTGTGCGCAAGGCCAATTACTCCGTGAAGTGGGTTTGGGTCCGCCGCAAGAGCTTCTACGAATTGCTTCGGCAGAAGCTCTACTGGGGCCATGACTTGAGGCGCACGTAG